From Coffea arabica cultivar ET-39 chromosome 2e, Coffea Arabica ET-39 HiFi, whole genome shotgun sequence, the proteins below share one genomic window:
- the LOC113729458 gene encoding large ribosomal subunit protein uL23-like, giving the protein MAPKADTTKKLDTKAQAAKVAKFVKSGTTFKKKAKKIRTKVTFHRPKTLKKDGNPKYPRISAPPRNKLDHYQILKYPLTTESAMKKIEDNNTMVFIVDIRADKKKIKDAVKKMYDIQTKKVNTLIRPDGTKKAYVRLTPDYDALDVANKIGII; this is encoded by the coding sequence ATGGCTCCTAAAGCTGACACCACAAAAAAGCTTGATACAAAGGCTCAAGCAGCCAAGGTTGCCAAATTTGTCAAATCTGGGACAACTTTTAAGAAGAAAGCCAAGAAGATCCGGACCAAAGTTACCTTCCATCGTCCTAAGACATTGAAAAAGGACGGGAACCCGAAGTACCCACGCATCAGTGCTCCTCCTAGGAATAAGTTGGACCATTATCAGATTCTCAAATATCCTTTGACTACTGAATCTGCCATGAAAAAGATTGAAGATAACAATACCatggtattcatagttgacatCCGTGCTGATAAGAAGAAAATCAAAGATGCAGTGAAGAAGATGTACGacatacagaccaagaaagtgaacactttgatcaggcctgatggaacaaagaaagcatatgttcggttgactccagactacgatgctttggatgtggcaaacaagattggaataatataa